In a genomic window of Muntiacus reevesi chromosome 1, mMunRee1.1, whole genome shotgun sequence:
- the LOC136157869 gene encoding olfactory receptor 2M4-like, with the protein MVWRNQTLNLDFILLGIFDHRPTHIFLFSLVLGIFTVAFMGNTLMVLLIYLDTQLHTPMYFLLSQLSLMDLMLISTTVPKMAFNYLSGRKSISLAGCGIQIFFYVSLLGAECFLLAVMAYDRYVAICHPLRYTILMNQKRCVFMTVASWILGSLDGIIVLVAALSFPYCSSLEIHHFFCDVAALLPLSCTDTSAFEKLLFICCVVMLVLPVSVIIGSYSRVLQAVISMDSKESRRKAFTICSSHLSVVGLYYGAAMFMYMRPASNHTPDQDKVVSAFYTILTPMLNPLIYSLRNKEVSKGFQKMLRKGKLILYSIFECPL; encoded by the coding sequence ATGGTTTGGAGAAACCAGACCCTCAACTTGGACTTCATCCTGTTAGGAATCTTTGATCACAGACCCACACacatcttcctcttctctctggtCTTGGGCATCTTCACAGTGGCCTTCATGGGAAACACTCTCATGGTTCTCCTTATCTACCTGGACACCCAGCTCCACACACCTATGTATTTTCTCCTTAGTCAATTGTCCCTCATGGACCTCATGCTGATCTCTACTACTGTACCCAAGATGGCCTTCAACTACTTGTCTGGCAGGAAATCCATCTCTCTAGCAGGTTGTGGAATCCAAATATTCTTCTATGTTTCCCTACTTGGAGCTGAATGCTTCCTGCTGGCTGTCATGGCCTATGATCGCTATGTGGCTATATGCCACCCGCTTCGATATACCATCCTGATGAATCAGAAACGCTGTGTCTTcatgactgttgcttcctggatCTTAGGCTCTCTTGATGGGATCATTGTGCTTGTAGCAGCCCTCTCATTCCCTTATTGTAGCTCCCTGGAAATTCatcactttttctgtgatgttGCTGCCCTTTTACCTCTATCTTGCACAGACACTTCTGCATTTGAAAAATTGCTTTTTATCTGTTGTGTGGTGATGCTAGTTTTACCAGTCTCTGTGATTATTGGTTCCTATTCACGAGTCCTTCAAGCTGTCATCAGCATGGATTCCAAGGAGAGTCGCCGCAAAGCCTTCACCATCTGCTCCTCACACCTGTCTGTGGTTGGACTCTACTATGGAGCTGCCATGTTTATGTACATGAGACCAGCTTCTAATCACACACCGGACCAGGACAAGGTGGTATCAGCCTTTTATACCATCCtcacccccatgctgaaccctctCATCTACAGTCTTCGAAACAAAGAGGTATCTAAAGGATTCCAGAAAATGTTgaggaaaggaaaattaattttatacagCATCTTTGAATGCCCACTGTAA